A stretch of the Rhizomicrobium sp. genome encodes the following:
- a CDS encoding FliM/FliN family flagellar motor switch protein produces the protein MSGSIVKVVDSTGSEPARLADDAPRIDESVLRGIRVTLEARLGEANMTVDEMMALKSGAVVTLESGLADHVDLFLNGTLVARGEIVAVGERFGVRIVEIAQKP, from the coding sequence ATGTCTGGCAGCATAGTCAAAGTGGTCGACAGCACCGGTTCCGAGCCGGCCCGGCTTGCGGACGACGCGCCGCGCATCGACGAGAGCGTCCTGCGCGGTATCCGGGTCACGCTGGAGGCGCGCCTCGGCGAGGCCAACATGACGGTCGACGAGATGATGGCGCTCAAATCGGGTGCCGTTGTGACGCTCGAATCGGGGCTGGCCGATCATGTCGACCTCTTCCTCAACGGGACTTTGGTGGCGCGGGGCGAGATCGTCGCCGTCGGCGAGCGGTTCGGCGTGCGCATCGTAGAGATCGCGCAGAAGCCATGA
- the fliP gene encoding flagellar type III secretion system pore protein FliP (The bacterial flagellar biogenesis protein FliP forms a type III secretion system (T3SS)-type pore required for flagellar assembly.) — MACLRRLLLAVALLGGFLAAPAAGAAPLHHLPSPVAAPSIASPAAALADDTQTSEVVRTALILTLMALLPAILISMTSFVRIIVVLSMIRHALGMPETPPNAVLISLAIFLTAFSMAPTVEAIDSQALRPFLDGHLTVREAIDRGTGPARTFMLRQVRDQDIRAIYDIARKPLPARAADVGLMQLVPAFMLNELRVSFRIGFVILLPFLLIDLVVSSVLLSLGMLMVPPTTLSLPLKVLMFVLIDGWTLVMQGVLGSFR; from the coding sequence ATGGCGTGTCTTCGCCGCCTCCTTCTGGCCGTCGCGCTGCTCGGCGGTTTTCTCGCAGCGCCCGCGGCGGGCGCGGCGCCGCTGCACCATCTGCCTTCGCCCGTCGCGGCGCCGTCCATCGCCAGCCCGGCGGCGGCGCTGGCCGACGACACCCAGACGTCGGAGGTCGTGCGCACGGCGCTCATCCTCACGCTCATGGCGCTTCTGCCGGCGATCCTCATCTCCATGACCTCCTTCGTGCGGATCATCGTCGTGCTGTCGATGATCCGGCACGCGCTCGGCATGCCGGAGACGCCGCCGAATGCGGTGCTCATCAGCCTGGCGATCTTCCTGACGGCGTTCTCGATGGCGCCGACCGTCGAGGCGATCGACAGCCAGGCCCTGCGCCCGTTCCTCGACGGACATCTCACGGTGCGCGAGGCCATCGACCGCGGCACCGGCCCCGCGCGGACCTTCATGCTGCGCCAGGTGCGCGACCAGGACATCAGGGCGATCTACGACATCGCGCGCAAGCCGCTGCCGGCCCGCGCCGCGGATGTCGGCCTGATGCAGCTCGTGCCGGCCTTCATGCTCAACGAGCTTCGCGTTTCCTTCCGGATCGGCTTCGTCATCCTGCTGCCCTTCCTGCTCATCGATCTGGTCGTTTCGAGCGTGCTGCTGTCCCTCGGCATGCTGATGGTGCCGCCGACGACGTTGTCGCTGCCGCTCAAGGTGCTGATGTTCGTGCTGATCGACGGATGGACGCTGGTGATGCAGGGCGTGCTCGGCAGCTTCCGATGA
- a CDS encoding tetratricopeptide repeat protein: MATQGKGSRRERLNDFLAGDPDNLSLLADAASAAFDERAFDQAADLLDRHARLAPLTPALLNLKGLIALAQQRFAEAAEIFGAVRAAGVDDPALRFNLAWSKAMTGSYGDALALLDDAALAVSARAPALKIQMMHHLEMYDEALAQGAAMAERFPDNHALMGALATLALDAEKPELAQHYAARAGDNDEGQAALGVLALGAYDQPRALALFDAALARQPRNARAWVGRGLGLLAGGDAAGGAQAIDRGAELFGDHLGSWIASGWAHFVEGDNAGARASFERALALDDTFAESHGGLAVMDILDGRLDAARRGADIALRLDRKCFGGALAKSLLLERSGHAELAQKIRQIALTTPIGPGGQTILQAMAGFGIRRK; the protein is encoded by the coding sequence TTGGCAACACAAGGCAAAGGTTCGCGGCGGGAGCGCCTCAACGACTTCCTCGCCGGGGATCCCGACAATCTCAGCCTGCTGGCAGACGCCGCCTCGGCCGCTTTCGACGAGCGGGCGTTCGATCAGGCGGCGGATCTGCTGGACCGCCATGCCCGTCTTGCGCCCCTGACGCCTGCACTTCTCAACTTGAAAGGGCTCATCGCGCTGGCCCAGCAGCGCTTCGCCGAAGCGGCGGAGATATTCGGCGCGGTGCGCGCGGCGGGCGTGGACGACCCTGCCCTGCGCTTCAACCTGGCCTGGTCCAAGGCGATGACGGGGAGCTATGGCGACGCCCTCGCGCTGTTGGACGACGCCGCTCTTGCCGTCTCGGCCAGGGCGCCCGCGCTCAAGATCCAGATGATGCATCACCTGGAGATGTACGACGAGGCGCTGGCGCAGGGCGCGGCGATGGCCGAGCGCTTCCCGGACAACCATGCGCTTATGGGAGCGCTGGCGACGCTGGCCCTCGACGCCGAAAAGCCCGAGCTCGCGCAGCATTACGCGGCGAGGGCCGGCGACAATGACGAGGGCCAGGCGGCGCTCGGCGTGCTGGCGCTCGGCGCCTACGACCAGCCGCGGGCATTGGCCCTGTTCGATGCCGCCCTTGCGCGACAGCCGCGCAACGCGCGGGCCTGGGTCGGCCGGGGGCTCGGGCTGCTGGCCGGCGGCGACGCGGCCGGCGGCGCACAGGCGATCGACCGGGGCGCCGAACTGTTCGGCGATCATCTCGGGTCCTGGATCGCTTCCGGCTGGGCGCATTTCGTCGAGGGCGACAATGCCGGGGCGCGGGCGAGCTTCGAGCGGGCGCTGGCGCTCGACGATACCTTCGCCGAGAGCCATGGCGGACTGGCGGTGATGGATATCCTGGACGGTCGGCTGGACGCAGCGCGCCGGGGCGCGGACATCGCGCTTCGCCTGGACCGCAAATGCTTCGGCGGCGCGCTGGCCAAGAGCCTGCTGCTCGAACGCAGCGGACATGCCGAACTGGCGCAGAAAATCCGCCAGATCGCGCTGACGACGCCGATCGGCCCGGGCGGCCAGACCATCCTGCAGGCCATGGCCGGCTTCGGCATCCGGCGGAAGTAG
- a CDS encoding sigma-70 family RNA polymerase sigma factor yields MSPATPAPPQADAVEDDTEAALWSAFKDAGSGAARARLFGRHAAFARNIARRHYRERAWGDLDFRDLQQLAYAGLLEALDRFDPNRGAPFRAFAAHRISGSIQDGLTRESEVREQVSWRHRARRERLGSLVDRTAEPGDTAQAMETLAEIAVGLAIGFMLEGTGLFVGGDREEGDAAPDAATAYDSLAWKEMVAQLRAEVAALPEREHAILREHYMNGVDFDQLAALLGLSKGRISQLHRAALLLLRKRLRERGHFRLGR; encoded by the coding sequence ATGAGTCCGGCGACGCCCGCGCCGCCGCAGGCCGATGCCGTCGAGGACGACACGGAGGCGGCATTGTGGAGCGCGTTCAAGGACGCGGGATCCGGCGCGGCGCGCGCCCGGCTGTTCGGCCGCCATGCGGCCTTCGCGCGCAACATCGCGCGGCGGCATTATCGGGAGCGCGCCTGGGGCGATCTCGACTTTCGCGACCTGCAGCAGCTCGCCTATGCCGGTCTCCTCGAGGCGCTGGACCGGTTCGACCCGAACCGCGGCGCGCCGTTCCGCGCGTTCGCGGCCCACCGTATCTCGGGCAGCATCCAGGATGGATTGACGCGGGAGAGCGAGGTCCGCGAGCAGGTGTCCTGGCGCCATCGCGCGCGACGCGAGCGCCTGGGCTCGCTCGTCGACCGGACGGCGGAGCCCGGCGACACGGCGCAGGCGATGGAGACTCTCGCGGAGATCGCTGTGGGACTGGCGATCGGCTTCATGCTCGAGGGGACCGGCCTGTTCGTCGGGGGCGACCGTGAAGAGGGCGATGCGGCGCCGGACGCGGCGACGGCGTATGACAGCCTTGCCTGGAAGGAAATGGTGGCGCAGCTTCGCGCGGAGGTGGCCGCCTTGCCGGAGCGTGAGCATGCCATCCTGCGCGAGCATTACATGAACGGTGTGGATTTCGATCAGCTTGCCGCGCTGCTGGGCCTCAGCAAGGGCCGGATATCGCAGCTGCATCGCGCGGCGCTGCTGCTTCTGCGCAAGCGATTGCGCGAGCGCGGCCATTTCAGATTGGGGAGATAG
- the flgF gene encoding flagellar basal-body rod protein FlgF has translation MLGAIYTSLSGMDAYTKGLQTISNNVANLNSNGYKQTTLAFSNLVDDSGSSFLGSGWRDNGSGVHIASTLTDFSQGQLQTTNNDLDLALQGSGFLVVLNKDGNTFYSRTGSFAVDKDGYISDQATGERLAVLDAGGHPVAINLNDKKVSEPAATTKIAFSDNLSSDVNAPPATVSNITVTDSRGGQHVWTATFTKSTDIGVTDQWDVAFTDSTGADVGSATLKFIGNDIDPTTQTATLDYAPDGADPMTVTLDFSGVTSQSQGTTSTIQTASVDGNAVGTLSTVTIDENGHILLTYTNQKTETEGAVAIANFRNPQLLTRLSNGLYQNGTTETPTLAASNTDGMGTLTPKSIESSNVDLSAEFGDLILLQRGFQACSEVISVSNDMIQQLFSIRGQ, from the coding sequence ATGCTCGGTGCAATCTATACCAGTCTGAGTGGCATGGACGCGTATACGAAGGGTCTGCAGACGATCAGCAACAACGTCGCCAACCTCAACTCGAACGGCTACAAGCAGACCACGCTGGCATTCTCGAACCTGGTCGACGACAGCGGCTCGTCCTTCCTGGGCAGCGGCTGGCGGGACAACGGCTCGGGCGTCCATATCGCGAGCACGCTCACCGATTTCAGCCAGGGCCAGCTCCAGACGACGAACAACGATCTCGACCTCGCCCTGCAGGGCAGCGGCTTCCTCGTCGTGCTGAACAAGGACGGCAACACCTTCTATAGCCGCACCGGCTCCTTCGCGGTCGACAAGGACGGCTATATCTCCGATCAGGCGACGGGCGAACGGCTCGCCGTGCTCGACGCCGGCGGCCATCCCGTGGCGATCAACCTCAACGACAAGAAGGTCAGCGAACCGGCGGCGACCACGAAGATCGCATTCTCCGACAACCTGTCGTCGGACGTGAACGCGCCGCCGGCGACGGTGTCGAACATCACGGTGACCGACAGCCGCGGCGGCCAGCACGTCTGGACGGCGACGTTCACCAAGTCGACGGATATCGGCGTGACCGACCAGTGGGACGTCGCGTTCACCGATTCGACCGGCGCCGACGTGGGATCCGCGACGCTGAAATTCATCGGCAACGACATCGATCCCACGACCCAGACCGCGACGCTGGACTATGCGCCCGACGGTGCCGATCCGATGACGGTCACCCTGGACTTCTCGGGCGTGACGTCCCAGTCGCAGGGCACCACCTCGACCATCCAGACCGCATCCGTCGACGGCAACGCGGTCGGCACGCTGAGCACGGTCACGATCGACGAGAACGGGCACATCCTGCTCACCTACACGAACCAGAAGACGGAGACCGAAGGCGCCGTCGCGATCGCCAACTTCCGCAATCCGCAGCTGCTGACGCGGTTGAGCAACGGGCTTTACCAGAACGGCACTACCGAGACGCCGACCCTGGCCGCAAGCAACACCGACGGGATGGGCACGCTGACGCCGAAATCCATCGAGTCGTCGAACGTCGATCTTTCGGCGGAGTTCGGCGATCTCATCCTGCTGCAACGCGGCTTCCAGGCCTGTTCCGAAGTGATCAGCGTCTCCAATGACATGATCCAGCAACTGTTTTCGATCAGGGGACAGTAA
- a CDS encoding flagellar biosynthetic protein FliO — MSGTRFAAALLVLAACRPAAAQTLGQGADDGISTWRVIAVLLLCLALAVYAAYVLRARLGGAPRFAWPLLSRTKIQRRLQLVETLRLSHQIDLCVVTCDGQDLLVAASAQGVEILRELPPGAATAAQGRV; from the coding sequence ATGAGCGGCACGCGGTTCGCGGCCGCGCTTCTTGTCCTCGCGGCGTGCCGGCCCGCCGCGGCGCAGACGCTGGGGCAGGGCGCCGATGACGGCATTTCGACCTGGCGTGTCATCGCTGTGCTGTTGCTCTGCCTCGCACTCGCCGTCTATGCGGCTTATGTGTTGCGGGCGCGGCTGGGCGGCGCGCCGCGTTTCGCATGGCCGCTTCTGTCGCGGACGAAGATCCAACGCCGCCTGCAACTCGTGGAGACGCTGCGGCTCAGCCATCAGATCGACCTCTGCGTCGTGACCTGCGACGGGCAGGACCTGCTGGTGGCGGCCAGCGCGCAAGGCGTGGAAATCCTGCGCGAGCTTCCGCCCGGCGCCGCGACTGCGGCGCAGGGACGCGTTTGA
- a CDS encoding FliM/FliN family flagellar motor C-terminal domain-containing protein yields the protein MAAGVRDWLPAEAFAADAVAAVLAEPLGRWSARWFARDRAVVADVRSAPAATAPSRVVRGDRAEAALSGRGKRQLLETALGAELAGQRLGDGDHAVLDAFAVRIVEDLVAILDEAFPAAAADDTRLRLSLALAQSDVIEVGLPREVLVPSLKARLGAVRATGDAPAGRREALASTRVAVEGFLGHAGLSLGELEALGVGDVVVLDRPVSVPVELRLPGGRKLAQGMLGRNNGRVAIQL from the coding sequence GTGGCGGCTGGCGTCAGGGATTGGCTGCCGGCGGAGGCGTTCGCGGCCGACGCGGTCGCGGCCGTCCTGGCCGAGCCGCTCGGGCGCTGGTCGGCGCGCTGGTTCGCGCGGGACAGAGCGGTCGTCGCCGATGTGCGGAGCGCGCCGGCCGCGACAGCCCCGTCGCGCGTCGTCCGCGGCGACCGTGCCGAAGCGGCGCTTTCGGGTCGCGGCAAGCGCCAATTGCTCGAGACGGCACTTGGCGCCGAACTCGCGGGACAAAGGCTCGGCGATGGCGATCACGCCGTGCTCGACGCCTTCGCCGTGCGGATCGTCGAGGATCTTGTGGCTATCCTTGATGAGGCGTTTCCAGCAGCGGCGGCCGACGACACCCGCCTGCGGCTCTCGCTGGCGCTGGCGCAGTCGGACGTGATCGAGGTCGGCCTGCCGCGGGAGGTGCTCGTGCCGTCGCTCAAGGCGCGCCTGGGCGCCGTGCGCGCAACGGGTGACGCGCCGGCCGGGCGCCGCGAGGCGCTCGCTTCGACACGGGTCGCGGTCGAAGGCTTTCTCGGGCATGCCGGACTTTCGCTCGGCGAGCTCGAGGCGCTCGGCGTCGGAGACGTCGTCGTGCTCGATCGCCCGGTGAGCGTGCCCGTCGAACTGCGCCTGCCCGGCGGCAGGAAACTGGCGCAAGGCATGCTGGGCCGGAACAATGGTCGCGTGGCGATCCAACTATAA